The Amycolatopsis sp. DG1A-15b genome window below encodes:
- a CDS encoding acyl-CoA desaturase, producing the protein MTASPVSAEAGARATSRNDFGDLGRLVRGEGLLDRRYGYYAVKISLTLLALVGGCVAFVLLGDSWWQLATAVFFAVMFAQIAFLGHDAGHNQIFRTGRANDRLGYALGGVIGMSYGWWMGKHTRHHASPNHEDDDPDIDIPLLAFTRGQTGDKRGLVRWTSKHQAFLFFPLLLLEGLSLHWSGIQAVRDDEVKHRRLEAVLLFAHIGIYLGAVFVVLSPPVALAFIAVHQGLWGMYMGCSFAPGHKGMPTYTDKTKLDFLRKQVLTSRNVRGGPWVDFTLGGLNYQIEHHLFPSMPRVNLRRAQPLVQKFCADHGIDYAQCGLFKTYYYVLRHLHEVSAPLRAGSAPAR; encoded by the coding sequence ATGACTGCGTCTCCGGTGAGCGCCGAGGCTGGCGCGCGCGCGACGTCGCGCAACGACTTCGGTGATCTCGGTCGCCTCGTGCGAGGCGAAGGATTGCTCGACCGGCGTTATGGTTACTACGCGGTGAAGATCAGCCTCACGCTGCTCGCCCTGGTCGGCGGTTGCGTGGCGTTCGTGCTGCTGGGCGACTCGTGGTGGCAGCTGGCGACCGCGGTGTTCTTCGCCGTGATGTTCGCCCAGATCGCGTTCCTCGGCCACGACGCGGGCCACAACCAGATCTTCCGCACCGGCCGAGCCAACGACCGCCTCGGCTACGCTCTCGGCGGGGTCATCGGCATGAGCTACGGCTGGTGGATGGGCAAGCACACCCGGCACCACGCCAGTCCCAACCACGAGGACGACGATCCCGACATCGACATCCCGCTGCTCGCCTTCACCCGCGGGCAGACCGGCGACAAGCGCGGGCTCGTGCGCTGGACGTCGAAGCACCAGGCGTTCCTGTTCTTCCCGCTGTTGCTGCTGGAAGGGCTGAGTCTGCACTGGTCCGGCATCCAGGCCGTGCGGGACGACGAGGTCAAGCACCGCCGGCTCGAAGCGGTGCTGCTGTTCGCCCACATCGGTATCTACCTCGGCGCGGTGTTCGTGGTGCTGTCCCCGCCGGTGGCGCTGGCGTTCATCGCCGTCCACCAGGGACTGTGGGGCATGTACATGGGCTGCTCGTTCGCGCCGGGCCACAAGGGCATGCCCACCTACACCGACAAGACGAAGCTCGACTTCCTGCGCAAGCAGGTGCTCACCAGCCGCAACGTCCGCGGCGGCCCGTGGGTCGACTTCACCCTCGGCGGGTTGAACTACCAGATCGAGCACCACCTGTTCCCGAGCATGCCGCGCGTCAACCTGCGCCGCGCGCAGCCCCTGGTGCAGAAATTCTGCGCCGACCACGGGATCGACTACGCCCAGTGCGGGCTGTTCAAGACCTACTACTACGTCCTGCGGCACCTGCACGAGGTCAGCGCACCGCTGCGCGCCGGGAGCGCACCTGCCCGCTAG
- a CDS encoding type 1 glutamine amidotransferase, whose amino-acid sequence MRALFVLHDAASETGLIGAALRERGWQVDELVVVPQERHNQPNVTRSFPDRADYDLLVPMGAPWNANDDQHIGNWLRPELRWLADTVADGGAVFGICFGAQIMARALSGSVHRAPAPEIGWCTIDSDELAAGPWFQWHFDRLTAPDGATVLATNQAGTQAFRIGRSLGVQFHPEVTTACITRWSENAGSQHLRNLGMTVEAMIADAEQHADAAPGRASALVSYYLNRVFPPKAGSTGRFADVS is encoded by the coding sequence ATGCGCGCACTGTTTGTGCTGCACGACGCGGCATCGGAAACCGGGCTCATCGGCGCAGCGCTCCGCGAGCGTGGATGGCAGGTCGACGAACTGGTTGTCGTGCCCCAGGAACGCCACAACCAGCCTAATGTGACAAGGTCGTTTCCGGACAGGGCAGATTATGATCTACTCGTGCCGATGGGCGCGCCCTGGAACGCCAACGACGACCAGCACATCGGTAACTGGTTACGACCTGAACTACGTTGGCTGGCCGACACTGTTGCCGACGGTGGCGCAGTGTTCGGAATCTGTTTCGGCGCTCAAATCATGGCCAGGGCGTTGAGTGGCTCCGTGCACAGGGCGCCGGCGCCGGAAATCGGCTGGTGCACCATCGACTCCGACGAACTGGCCGCCGGACCGTGGTTCCAGTGGCACTTCGACCGCCTCACCGCGCCGGATGGCGCGACGGTTCTGGCCACCAACCAGGCTGGTACACAGGCATTCCGGATCGGCCGCAGTCTCGGCGTGCAGTTTCATCCCGAAGTGACGACGGCCTGCATCACACGATGGAGCGAAAACGCCGGTTCCCAGCACCTGCGGAACCTCGGCATGACAGTAGAAGCAATGATCGCCGACGCGGAGCAGCACGCCGACGCGGCACCAGGACGTGCGAGTGCCTTGGTCTCGTATTATCTGAATCGAGTCTTTCCGCCTAAGGCTGGATCCACCGGCAGATTCGCTGACGTGTCCTAG
- a CDS encoding histidine phosphatase family protein, which produces MDATRWLIVVRHAKSDWSEGLPDHERPLAPRGLRDAPRLGRWLAAEGHVPELVVCSTARRTRETWLRVSDELPAPPPVEYDDDLYGADVRELLNAARRTPPDVTMLALVGHAPGVSDVTLHLAGQGEKTLPVQTKFPTGAAAVLATTDPWDDLRTARLVAFFQPRDFTG; this is translated from the coding sequence ATGGACGCGACCAGGTGGCTCATCGTTGTCCGGCACGCGAAGTCGGACTGGTCGGAGGGCCTGCCCGACCACGAGCGGCCCCTCGCGCCCCGCGGTCTCCGTGATGCGCCTCGGCTCGGCCGGTGGCTCGCCGCGGAGGGACACGTTCCCGAGCTGGTCGTCTGCTCCACCGCGCGTCGCACGCGGGAAACCTGGCTGCGCGTGAGCGACGAGCTCCCCGCTCCGCCGCCCGTCGAGTACGACGACGACCTCTACGGCGCCGACGTCCGCGAGCTGCTGAACGCCGCCCGCCGGACGCCACCCGATGTCACCATGCTCGCGCTGGTCGGGCACGCGCCCGGCGTCAGCGACGTGACGCTGCACCTCGCCGGGCAGGGGGAGAAGACGCTGCCGGTCCAGACCAAATTCCCCACCGGCGCCGCAGCCGTGCTCGCGACCACGGACCCCTGGGACGACCTTCGCACGGCCCGGCTCGTCGCCTTCTTCCAGCCGCGCGACTTCACCGGCTGA
- the lanKC gene encoding class III lanthionine synthetase LanKC, which translates to MDLRYEAFCFADPLFYDEQRENGAPVEDFSPALSASVAGWVTTDRGVWRARHPDGRVLPAQGWQVHVSAGLDNASRVLAQVYESCTEHAVAYKHLRSPLTLLARNSKYASSDSEVELATIYPADHNELERVLADLSTRLEGEHGPGIPSALRYGDGPVYVRYGGFAEQWVEHDGNRVPAVRKPDGRLVPEKREPTFSVPDWVKLPACLRSSITAGKAGARAQFPYRMVRPLHASNGGGSYLADPKAGGNQVVLKEARPYAGLDEARIDAVERLRREHEVLARLAGIPGVPRVVEWFTVSERRYLATEYLPGISLAGWLTRNYPLTRRSTTTADLAAYARRALEIVEGVEKAIAEAHARGIVLGDLHPLNILVDEDHHDRISLTDFGTAFDAESADRPAPGTPGFRAPADRTGFAVDEHALAALRLWLFLPLTPLVELAPAKLRRIADFVERRFPLPEGYADAAVAVLSPREVPAEPAPGHTELDHDKPDWSLVRKQIAEAILASATPSRHDRLFPGDIEQFRVGGACYGVGAAGVLHALDVAGAGRFPEHERWLIESVRREPPTRPGFYDGSSGIAYVLENFGHYDEAGKLLATSTRLVEQTTDHSLESGLAGIGLTMLHFATVRQDNEFGRQALTTAVRLAEALETAAPPGNSARAGLLSGWAGPALLFIRLFERTGESAWLSFADQALCRDLEECIEADDGSLQVRDGVARTLPYAGVGSAGILLVAEQLARHRPDAEAADSIPALREACLGEFVVQPGLLNGRCGLAVALAANPDAEQPSRAAAIDRHLAWLAWYAVPYKNGLAFPGNRLLRLSMDVKTGGAGILLSLASLFDGSEVLPFLGGTPIYPAAGR; encoded by the coding sequence ATGGACCTGCGCTACGAAGCATTTTGCTTCGCCGACCCGTTGTTCTACGACGAACAGCGGGAAAACGGTGCGCCGGTCGAGGATTTCTCCCCGGCGCTCTCCGCGTCGGTGGCAGGGTGGGTCACCACGGACCGCGGAGTGTGGCGCGCGAGGCACCCTGACGGCCGTGTTCTCCCCGCCCAGGGCTGGCAGGTCCACGTTTCGGCCGGTCTGGACAACGCGAGCCGGGTGCTCGCGCAGGTGTACGAGTCCTGTACCGAGCATGCGGTCGCCTACAAGCACCTCCGCTCGCCGCTGACGTTGCTGGCGCGGAATTCGAAATACGCGTCCAGCGACAGCGAGGTCGAGCTGGCGACTATTTATCCGGCTGACCACAACGAACTCGAGCGAGTGCTCGCAGACCTGTCAACGCGGCTGGAAGGTGAGCACGGCCCCGGAATTCCGAGCGCCTTGCGGTACGGCGACGGACCCGTCTACGTGCGTTACGGCGGATTCGCCGAACAGTGGGTCGAGCACGATGGCAACCGCGTCCCGGCCGTCCGCAAGCCGGACGGCCGGCTGGTACCCGAGAAGCGGGAACCGACGTTCTCCGTGCCCGACTGGGTCAAGCTCCCCGCCTGTTTGCGAAGCAGCATCACCGCGGGCAAAGCGGGTGCCCGGGCCCAGTTTCCCTACCGGATGGTGAGGCCACTCCACGCCTCCAACGGCGGCGGCAGCTACCTCGCCGACCCGAAGGCGGGCGGCAACCAGGTCGTCCTCAAGGAGGCCCGCCCGTACGCAGGGCTCGACGAGGCGCGGATCGACGCCGTCGAACGGCTGCGCCGAGAGCACGAGGTGCTCGCCCGGCTCGCCGGCATCCCGGGCGTGCCGCGCGTGGTCGAGTGGTTCACCGTTTCAGAGCGCCGCTACCTGGCCACGGAGTACCTGCCGGGGATCTCGCTGGCCGGCTGGCTGACCCGCAACTACCCGCTGACCAGACGCAGCACGACGACCGCCGACCTCGCCGCGTACGCGCGCCGCGCGCTGGAGATCGTCGAGGGAGTGGAGAAGGCAATTGCCGAAGCCCACGCCCGCGGCATCGTGCTGGGCGACCTGCACCCCCTGAACATCTTGGTCGACGAAGACCACCACGACCGGATCTCCCTGACCGACTTCGGGACGGCGTTCGACGCCGAGTCCGCCGACCGCCCGGCACCGGGCACGCCCGGCTTCCGCGCTCCGGCCGACCGCACCGGCTTCGCGGTCGACGAGCACGCGCTCGCAGCGTTGCGGCTGTGGTTGTTCCTGCCGCTAACGCCCCTGGTCGAGCTCGCTCCGGCGAAGCTTCGTCGTATCGCCGACTTCGTCGAACGCAGATTCCCGCTACCCGAGGGATACGCCGACGCCGCGGTCGCGGTGCTGTCCCCACGTGAAGTCCCCGCGGAGCCGGCACCGGGCCACACCGAGCTCGACCACGACAAACCCGACTGGTCGCTGGTCCGCAAGCAGATCGCCGAGGCGATCCTCGCCAGCGCGACACCCTCGCGTCACGACCGGCTGTTCCCCGGCGACATCGAACAGTTCCGCGTCGGCGGTGCGTGCTACGGGGTCGGGGCCGCCGGCGTGCTGCACGCTCTCGACGTGGCCGGGGCCGGCCGCTTCCCTGAGCACGAACGCTGGCTGATCGAATCGGTCCGTCGTGAGCCGCCGACCCGGCCCGGCTTCTACGACGGCAGCTCCGGCATCGCCTACGTGCTGGAGAACTTCGGGCACTACGACGAGGCCGGCAAGCTGCTGGCGACGTCCACGCGGCTCGTCGAGCAGACGACTGACCACTCTCTCGAGAGCGGCTTGGCCGGCATCGGGTTGACGATGCTGCACTTCGCGACGGTTCGCCAGGACAACGAGTTCGGGCGCCAGGCGCTGACCACGGCCGTCCGGCTCGCCGAGGCGCTCGAGACCGCGGCGCCGCCGGGGAACTCCGCCCGGGCCGGCTTGCTGTCCGGCTGGGCCGGGCCGGCGTTGCTCTTCATCCGCCTCTTCGAGCGCACCGGCGAGTCGGCCTGGCTCTCCTTCGCCGACCAGGCGCTGTGCCGCGACCTCGAAGAGTGCATCGAAGCCGACGACGGCTCGTTGCAGGTCCGCGACGGTGTGGCCCGCACGTTGCCCTACGCGGGCGTCGGCAGCGCCGGGATTCTCCTGGTTGCCGAGCAGTTGGCGCGCCACCGCCCGGACGCGGAGGCCGCTGACAGCATTCCCGCTCTTCGTGAGGCGTGCCTCGGCGAGTTCGTCGTCCAGCCCGGCCTGCTCAACGGCCGGTGCGGATTGGCGGTCGCGCTGGCCGCGAACCCGGACGCGGAGCAGCCGAGCCGTGCGGCGGCGATCGACCGGCACCTGGCGTGGCTGGCCTGGTATGCGGTGCCGTACAAGAACGGCCTCGCGTTCCCGGGCAACCGGTTGCTACGGCTCTCGATGGACGTCAAGACCGGCGGCGCAGGGATCCTCCTTTCTCTGGCTTCGCTCTTCGACGGCAGCGAGGTGTTGCCCTTCCTGGGTGGCACGCCGATCTACCCGGCTGCTGGTCGCTGA
- a CDS encoding magnesium transporter CorA family protein, giving the protein MARTRLYRDGDLEAEDFPVADISDHLADPTAVVWLDMAAPTEDDFATIGEELGLHRLAVEDALHAQQRPKVDRYDTHGFLNAYAVHLDTPSGELQTIEVSAFITEQTLVTVRKSDDFDIDAVVQRWDDAEDLAGSGVGYLVHGLLDYVVDSHFDAVQQRRSLRLRKSLVTLRRVDYQDVYDHVLRASEWTESLRDLVATIRDTQLNIQGNRLNTIMKQVTSWAAIIAVPTAITGFYGQNIPYPGLQQPWGFWTSTIAILALSGGLYTVFKRRGWL; this is encoded by the coding sequence ATGGCACGAACCCGGCTCTACCGCGACGGCGACCTGGAAGCCGAAGACTTCCCGGTCGCCGACATCTCCGATCACCTCGCCGATCCCACCGCGGTGGTGTGGCTGGACATGGCGGCTCCCACCGAAGACGACTTCGCGACCATCGGCGAGGAACTCGGCCTGCACCGGCTGGCGGTGGAGGATGCCCTGCACGCCCAGCAGCGGCCCAAGGTCGACCGCTACGACACCCACGGGTTCCTCAACGCCTACGCCGTTCACCTCGACACCCCTTCGGGTGAACTTCAGACCATCGAAGTGTCGGCGTTCATCACCGAGCAGACACTCGTGACCGTCCGCAAGAGCGACGACTTCGACATCGATGCCGTTGTGCAGCGCTGGGACGACGCCGAAGACCTCGCCGGCAGCGGCGTCGGATACCTGGTGCACGGCCTGCTGGACTACGTGGTGGACAGCCACTTCGACGCCGTCCAGCAACGACGTTCGCTGCGGCTGCGCAAGAGCCTGGTGACCCTGCGACGGGTCGACTACCAAGACGTCTACGACCACGTCCTGCGCGCCTCGGAATGGACCGAGTCCCTGCGCGACCTCGTCGCCACCATCCGCGACACCCAGCTCAACATCCAGGGAAACCGGCTCAACACCATCATGAAACAAGTGACAAGCTGGGCCGCGATCATCGCCGTCCCCACCGCCATCACCGGCTTCTACGGCCAGAACATCCCTTACCCCGGACTCCAGCAACCCTGGGGATTCTGGACCTCGACCATCGCCATCCTCGCCCTCTCCGGCGGCCTCTACACCGTCTTCAAACGCCGCGGCTGGCTCTGA
- a CDS encoding thioesterase family protein, which translates to MVSGYPHWQTIPLRWKDNDVYGHVNNVVHYSLMDTVINTWLIEQGGLDIEAGAVIGLCVESHCGYHSSVSFPGSLRVGLRVAHLGKSSVRYEIGMYAADESLVAEGHFVHVFVDRESRRPTPVSGKLREALEALQPG; encoded by the coding sequence GTGGTGAGCGGGTACCCGCACTGGCAGACGATCCCGTTGCGCTGGAAGGACAATGACGTCTACGGGCACGTCAACAACGTCGTCCATTACTCGCTGATGGACACCGTGATCAACACGTGGCTCATCGAGCAGGGCGGCCTCGACATTGAAGCCGGGGCGGTGATCGGGCTGTGCGTCGAGTCGCACTGCGGGTATCACTCATCGGTGTCCTTTCCTGGTTCGTTGAGGGTCGGGTTGCGGGTGGCGCACCTCGGGAAGTCCAGCGTCCGCTACGAGATCGGGATGTACGCAGCCGACGAGTCCCTGGTCGCGGAAGGGCACTTCGTGCACGTCTTCGTGGACCGCGAATCCCGCCGGCCGACACCGGTCTCCGGCAAGCTGCGCGAGGCGCTGGAGGCACTGCAGCCCGGATGA
- a CDS encoding alginate lyase family protein — protein MVFRHTVVAALAALGLVASFAAPAEAASRPTGCTVPVIGPVCAPATAVLDGNQLLRTKFAALVGDKTSRTALNDLLTAARSDLTAGPWSVTSKKQVPPSGDKHDYLSLAPYWWPTTQPTAENPWGCPFVQRDGQRNPIVDEITDHAYRGQAFAAIYRLALAWYYTGDARYARRAALDLRTWFLDAATKMNPNMNFAQGIPCKVDGRGIGIIEFSYTLSQVVDATAILATGAPGWTKTDQTGMTGWYTQFLDWLRTSKNGTDEAKAQNNHGSFYDMLVAALALGTGQRDLAAAIARDAGPGRIAPQIQADGLQPQETSRTRSWHYSAFNLVALTRLAQIGKHVGVDLWHYTAPSGATLFGAVDLLIPGATQGQPAWPYPELDFRPYAALDVLHAAADAGDRAARAALPRVPVEPGGDLYPVRPAAEQLDDISTS, from the coding sequence ATGGTTTTCCGCCACACCGTCGTGGCCGCGCTCGCCGCACTCGGCCTCGTCGCCTCTTTCGCCGCGCCGGCCGAGGCCGCGTCGCGACCCACCGGCTGCACCGTCCCGGTCATCGGGCCGGTGTGCGCACCCGCAACCGCCGTTCTCGACGGCAATCAGCTGCTTCGCACGAAATTCGCCGCGCTCGTCGGCGACAAGACGTCACGCACCGCGCTGAACGACCTGCTCACGGCCGCGAGAAGCGACCTCACGGCGGGGCCGTGGAGCGTCACGTCGAAGAAACAGGTCCCACCCAGTGGCGACAAGCACGACTACCTGAGCCTCGCGCCCTACTGGTGGCCGACGACGCAGCCGACCGCCGAAAACCCGTGGGGCTGCCCGTTCGTGCAGCGCGACGGCCAGCGCAACCCGATCGTCGACGAGATCACCGACCACGCCTACCGTGGTCAGGCGTTCGCCGCGATCTACCGGCTCGCGCTCGCCTGGTACTACACCGGGGACGCGCGGTACGCCCGGCGCGCGGCGCTCGACCTGCGCACCTGGTTCCTCGACGCGGCCACGAAGATGAACCCGAACATGAACTTCGCCCAGGGCATCCCGTGCAAGGTGGACGGCCGTGGCATCGGCATCATCGAGTTCTCCTACACGCTGAGCCAAGTCGTCGACGCCACCGCGATCCTCGCCACCGGCGCGCCCGGCTGGACGAAGACCGACCAGACCGGCATGACCGGCTGGTACACGCAGTTCCTGGACTGGCTGCGCACCAGCAAGAACGGGACCGACGAAGCCAAGGCGCAGAACAACCACGGCAGCTTCTACGACATGCTCGTCGCCGCGCTCGCCCTCGGCACGGGGCAGCGGGACCTGGCCGCGGCCATCGCGCGGGACGCCGGACCCGGCCGGATCGCACCACAGATCCAGGCGGATGGCTTGCAGCCGCAGGAGACGAGCCGGACGCGCAGCTGGCACTACTCGGCGTTCAACCTGGTCGCCTTGACCCGGCTCGCGCAGATCGGCAAGCACGTCGGCGTCGACCTGTGGCACTACACGGCACCGAGCGGCGCGACGCTGTTCGGCGCGGTCGACCTCCTGATCCCGGGCGCCACGCAGGGGCAGCCGGCGTGGCCGTACCCCGAGCTGGACTTCCGGCCGTACGCGGCGCTGGACGTCCTGCACGCGGCGGCCGATGCGGGCGACCGGGCGGCTCGCGCGGCGCTGCCCCGGGTGCCGGTGGAGCCGGGCGGCGACCTCTATCCGGTGCGACCGGCCGCGGAACAGCTCGACGACATTTCGACGTCCTGA
- a CDS encoding iron-sulfur cluster biosynthesis protein, with protein sequence MTESATEAINQLTAAQNVHAEGGLRLTIDGPPEEAAELKVEVAARPMAGDRVITTANTQVFLGRETRVHLADKVLDVRKDIDGHYTFLITTPN encoded by the coding sequence ATGACCGAATCGGCCACCGAAGCGATCAACCAGCTCACCGCGGCCCAGAACGTCCACGCCGAAGGCGGCCTGCGCCTGACCATCGACGGTCCTCCCGAGGAGGCCGCCGAGCTGAAGGTCGAGGTCGCCGCGCGCCCGATGGCCGGCGACCGCGTCATCACCACCGCGAACACTCAGGTGTTCCTCGGCCGCGAGACCCGGGTCCACCTTGCCGACAAGGTCCTCGACGTCCGCAAAGACATCGACGGGCACTACACATTCCTGATCACGACCCCGAATTGA
- a CDS encoding GAF and ANTAR domain-containing protein: MPGIPHDAASAPVGTATAAHRERLLARTFVELADTLVDDFDVADFLRTLVEQCLHLMEVSAAGVVLTDPDGRLRMAAASSERAGLLETLAVQADDGPCIECVRSGRPVLSTDLLRDADRWPRFTAAADAAGFRAAQAIPMRLRRQVIGALTLFNTQPVPEDPDRTALAQALADIATIGLLQHRAIDRGDILTEQLQTALNSRVIIEQAKGSLSAQSGDPDMEHAFSALRGYARAHNQRLADLSRDVADGTADVQAIIAYAARSRP, from the coding sequence ATGCCAGGAATCCCGCATGACGCCGCGTCCGCACCGGTCGGTACCGCCACGGCCGCACACCGTGAACGGCTGCTCGCCCGCACCTTCGTGGAACTCGCGGACACCCTCGTCGATGACTTCGACGTCGCCGACTTCCTGCGCACCCTCGTCGAGCAGTGCCTGCACCTGATGGAAGTCTCCGCCGCCGGTGTCGTCCTGACCGACCCCGACGGCCGGCTGCGCATGGCCGCAGCCTCCTCCGAACGGGCCGGGCTACTGGAAACCCTCGCGGTGCAGGCCGACGACGGGCCGTGTATCGAATGCGTCCGCAGCGGACGTCCCGTGCTCAGCACCGACCTCCTCCGCGACGCCGACCGGTGGCCGCGCTTCACAGCAGCAGCAGATGCCGCCGGATTCCGTGCTGCACAAGCGATCCCGATGCGACTGCGCCGCCAGGTCATCGGCGCGCTGACCTTGTTCAACACCCAACCCGTGCCGGAAGACCCGGACCGCACCGCCCTGGCCCAGGCGCTGGCCGACATCGCGACCATCGGGCTGCTGCAGCACCGCGCCATCGACCGCGGCGACATCCTCACCGAGCAGCTCCAGACCGCTCTCAACAGCCGCGTGATCATCGAGCAGGCCAAGGGCTCGCTTTCCGCGCAAAGCGGAGACCCGGACATGGAACACGCCTTCAGCGCACTGCGCGGCTACGCCCGCGCGCACAACCAGCGGCTCGCCGACCTGTCCCGCGACGTCGCCGACGGTACTGCCGACGTCCAGGCGATCATCGCGTACGCCGCCCGGTCACGCCCCTGA
- a CDS encoding trypsin-like serine protease translates to MKFGKFVLLAASTALAVVGLGGPAAADSTPQAQPSIIGGSTATSGPWAARLFVNGQQNCTATIIAPQYILTAKHCVSSSGTYTFRIGSLDQSSGGTMATGSTITRYPGSADLAIVRLTTSVSATYSPLGSVGDVSVGQNVSVYGWGATSQCGSEINCQSRYLKVATVRVNSISCSDYTGGVAVCANRVNGITAGGDSGGPMFASGRQVGVASTSDRSNNTAYTNITRYRSWISQVAGV, encoded by the coding sequence GTGAAATTCGGCAAGTTCGTCCTGCTGGCCGCGAGCACCGCACTGGCCGTCGTCGGCCTCGGCGGTCCGGCGGCCGCCGACAGCACCCCGCAGGCCCAGCCGTCGATCATCGGCGGCAGCACCGCCACCAGTGGCCCCTGGGCGGCCCGGCTGTTCGTCAACGGTCAGCAGAACTGCACCGCGACGATCATCGCCCCGCAGTACATCCTCACCGCCAAGCACTGCGTGAGCAGCTCCGGCACCTACACGTTCCGCATCGGCAGCCTCGACCAGTCGAGCGGCGGGACGATGGCCACCGGCTCCACCATCACGCGGTACCCCGGATCCGCCGACCTGGCGATCGTCCGGCTCACCACCTCGGTGAGCGCCACCTACTCGCCGCTCGGCAGCGTCGGTGACGTCTCGGTCGGCCAGAACGTCTCGGTCTACGGCTGGGGCGCGACCAGCCAGTGCGGCTCCGAGATCAACTGCCAGTCGAGGTACCTGAAGGTCGCGACCGTGCGGGTGAACTCGATCAGCTGCAGCGACTACACCGGCGGCGTCGCCGTCTGCGCGAACCGCGTCAACGGCATCACCGCCGGCGGCGACTCCGGTGGCCCGATGTTCGCTTCCGGCCGCCAGGTCGGCGTCGCTTCGACCAGCGATCGGTCGAACAACACCGCGTACACGAACATCACGCGTTATCGCAGCTGGATTTCGCAGGTGGCGGGCGTCTGA
- a CDS encoding GAF and ANTAR domain-containing protein, translated as MADSGSERLLALLGDSGGGLEVVRRICGLCVTELAVSGAGVSVMGGPLTEGSQVLLHATDDAGVKLEDLQLTVGEGPSVDAYNSGGPVIVPDLELEHRRWPVFVPGAAGFGVAAVCSFPLQVGAARFGVLNLHRTTSGPMTGQQLSGAFTLAEAATVALLDDVEAPGSTRLRGQGDVHNAVHQATGILTIQLGVSVQDALLRIRAHAYTHQLTLNEVGRQIVGHELHLQTEE; from the coding sequence ATGGCCGATAGCGGCTCTGAACGGCTCCTGGCGCTTCTCGGCGACTCGGGCGGCGGCCTTGAGGTGGTCCGGCGCATCTGTGGGCTGTGTGTCACCGAACTGGCTGTGTCCGGAGCCGGTGTGAGCGTGATGGGCGGCCCCCTGACCGAGGGTTCCCAGGTCTTGCTGCACGCCACCGACGACGCCGGGGTGAAGCTGGAGGACCTGCAGCTCACCGTGGGTGAAGGCCCCAGCGTGGACGCCTACAATTCCGGGGGGCCCGTGATCGTGCCGGATCTCGAGCTCGAACATCGCCGATGGCCGGTGTTCGTTCCCGGCGCTGCCGGGTTCGGCGTGGCGGCGGTCTGCTCATTCCCGTTGCAGGTCGGTGCGGCCCGCTTCGGTGTACTGAACCTGCACCGCACCACTTCGGGGCCGATGACCGGGCAGCAGCTTTCCGGCGCGTTCACGCTGGCCGAGGCCGCCACGGTGGCTCTGCTGGACGATGTCGAGGCGCCGGGCAGCACGAGGCTGCGAGGGCAGGGCGACGTGCACAACGCGGTCCATCAGGCCACCGGCATCCTCACGATCCAACTGGGCGTGAGCGTGCAAGACGCCCTGTTGCGGATCCGTGCCCACGCCTACACCCACCAGCTGACCCTCAACGAGGTGGGCAGGCAGATCGTCGGCCACGAGCTGCACCTACAGACGGAAGAGTGA
- a CDS encoding STAS domain-containing protein — protein sequence MRQASSGRPDLELVVTNPTQNVNRHLRVVPAEAPAPARSPSDDDRYPVPLTVTALRHPWSLVVQVAGEVDAHTAPEMHNVLEHALAARTRLVVVDLSQVRFLGCAGLTVLVEARRRAEQRTWLRVVATGRVTRRPLSLTELDQYLAVYDSLDAALTAPVGTDLTVGQAIRRAAADSAERARLRG from the coding sequence GTGCGGCAGGCGAGTAGCGGTCGGCCAGATCTGGAGCTGGTCGTGACAAACCCGACACAGAACGTCAACCGTCATCTTCGAGTCGTCCCCGCGGAGGCCCCCGCGCCTGCGAGGAGTCCCAGCGACGACGATCGGTACCCGGTACCGCTGACGGTTACTGCGCTGCGCCATCCGTGGTCTCTGGTCGTACAGGTGGCAGGGGAGGTGGACGCCCATACCGCGCCCGAGATGCACAACGTTCTCGAGCACGCGTTAGCGGCGCGTACGCGCCTTGTGGTGGTGGATCTGTCGCAGGTCCGGTTCCTGGGGTGCGCCGGACTGACCGTCCTGGTCGAGGCCCGCCGGCGAGCCGAGCAGCGGACCTGGCTGCGGGTGGTGGCCACCGGCAGGGTCACCCGGCGGCCGCTGAGCCTCACCGAGCTGGACCAGTACCTGGCGGTGTACGACTCCCTCGACGCGGCGCTGACCGCTCCCGTCGGTACCGATCTCACCGTAGGTCAGGCGATTCGGCGGGCCGCAGCCGATAGCGCTGAGCGCGCTCGACTCCGCGGCTAG